A region of Halosolutus amylolyticus DNA encodes the following proteins:
- a CDS encoding ABC transporter ATP-binding protein, translating to MTRTDSTTDETDIEAGEPSADADDTAAADDSDGRASEAVGTATPTLSLSGVTKRYGPTTALDDVSIAFEPGRFHGLIGPNGSGKTTLFALLAGLARPTSGRVDAETARVGYSFQEPRYYPDLTVWENLAVFRGFVDDPPPESWLDTLVEELRLGPAEHRRADELSGGFRKKLDLGLALVKRPQYLLLDEPLADVDDYSRRRIRSFLESYRAGDRTVVVSTHNVAAFADLFDRVTIIVDGEIRADGPPADDVVGQYRDALE from the coding sequence GTGACGAGGACCGATTCCACCACCGACGAGACCGACATCGAGGCGGGCGAACCGAGTGCCGACGCCGACGACACCGCTGCGGCCGACGATTCCGACGGGAGGGCCAGCGAAGCCGTCGGAACGGCCACCCCGACGCTGTCCCTGTCGGGCGTCACGAAACGGTACGGTCCGACCACCGCCCTCGACGACGTCTCGATCGCGTTCGAACCGGGGCGGTTCCACGGCCTGATCGGGCCGAACGGCTCCGGAAAGACGACCCTCTTCGCCCTGCTGGCGGGGCTCGCACGCCCGACGAGCGGCCGGGTCGACGCCGAGACCGCGCGGGTCGGCTACAGCTTCCAGGAGCCGCGATACTACCCCGATCTGACCGTCTGGGAGAACCTTGCGGTCTTTCGCGGGTTCGTCGACGATCCGCCGCCGGAATCGTGGCTCGACACGCTCGTCGAGGAACTCCGGCTCGGCCCCGCCGAACACCGCCGGGCGGACGAACTGTCGGGCGGCTTCCGCAAGAAGCTCGATCTGGGCCTCGCGCTGGTCAAGCGGCCGCAGTACCTCCTCCTCGACGAACCGCTCGCCGACGTCGACGACTACTCCCGGCGGCGCATCCGATCGTTCCTGGAATCCTACCGGGCGGGCGATCGGACGGTCGTCGTCTCGACGCACAACGTCGCCGCCTTCGCCGACCTGTTCGACCGGGTCACGATCATCGTCGACGGAGAGATCAGGGCGGACGGCCCGCCCGCGGACGACGTTGTGGGACAGTATCGAGACGCACTCGAGTGA
- a CDS encoding ABC transporter permease, whose amino-acid sequence MDLVALLRKETIAARRNLGLVIVLLVLLPGALAGGTVVFEQTIPQDVPVGIVAEDDASENDVAIVRAGLASFATAEEYETNDEAIRALQREQIYLVIRVPGTLMDEDANATVTVVSDHAFVPFQEPIDETVGVAESELDRTFPATVSVAHEQVDEPRTLSEFLVPTGLFAFVVLYALVYLPYQVRSERLVLDRLQTESSLDAVVASKLLFYGAVLAVPAGVVAAVTAWLGYDVAALSPSTLAVLGVTFGYLAAIGLAVLFVSGLAKTALFANLGLALGVVALSSLVYPVGFFSTTQRSISRALPTHYSAIATRSTMLRDAPAALYADYLLWLAATLVAAIVVLKLSLVVYRRRR is encoded by the coding sequence GTGGACCTGGTCGCCCTGCTTCGAAAGGAGACGATCGCCGCCCGTCGCAACCTCGGGCTCGTGATCGTCCTGCTCGTGTTGCTTCCCGGCGCGCTCGCCGGCGGGACCGTCGTCTTCGAACAGACGATTCCGCAGGACGTCCCGGTCGGGATCGTCGCCGAGGACGACGCGAGCGAGAACGACGTCGCGATCGTTCGTGCCGGACTCGCGTCGTTCGCGACGGCCGAGGAGTACGAGACGAACGACGAGGCGATCAGGGCACTGCAGCGCGAGCAAATCTACCTCGTGATCCGCGTGCCGGGGACGCTCATGGACGAAGACGCGAACGCGACGGTGACCGTCGTCTCGGATCACGCGTTCGTTCCGTTCCAGGAACCGATCGACGAGACCGTCGGCGTCGCCGAGTCCGAACTCGATCGCACCTTCCCGGCGACCGTCAGCGTCGCTCACGAGCAGGTCGACGAGCCGCGAACCCTCTCCGAGTTCCTCGTTCCGACCGGGCTGTTCGCGTTCGTCGTCCTCTACGCGCTCGTCTACCTGCCCTACCAGGTGCGCTCGGAACGGCTGGTGCTCGATCGGCTCCAGACCGAGTCCAGCCTCGACGCCGTCGTCGCGAGTAAACTGCTCTTCTACGGGGCGGTGCTCGCGGTGCCGGCCGGAGTCGTCGCCGCCGTGACGGCGTGGCTCGGCTACGACGTGGCGGCGCTGTCGCCGTCGACGCTCGCCGTCCTGGGGGTGACGTTCGGCTATCTCGCGGCGATCGGGCTGGCCGTCCTGTTCGTCTCCGGGCTCGCGAAGACCGCGCTGTTCGCCAACCTGGGGCTCGCGCTGGGCGTCGTCGCGCTCTCGAGTCTCGTTTACCCGGTCGGCTTCTTCTCGACGACTCAGCGATCGATCTCGCGGGCGTTGCCGACCCACTACTCGGCGATCGCGACCCGGAGCACGATGCTCCGGGACGCGCCGGCGGCGCTGTACGCGGACTACCTGCTGTGGCTCGCGGCGACGCTCGTCGCCGCGATCGTCGTCCTGAAACTGAGCCTGGTCGTCTACCGGCGGAGGCGATGA
- a CDS encoding DUF1818 family protein — translation MFDRVSSIGRDRRPRHLLLVTCVALLVVTAGCAGLVTDEESGDDVDGDPVAQAPANAGTLVHVDAAALADDGGDRLLADLAAVEGDRTGTGTGVLAFENRTGLDPLAADELLVFDVAPEDEAGVGYVVDGDWTADELVAAIEGTTGVEYDRRTVHDEPVLYEPAAELDGGADDEPAGEATFVGVHGDGRYVVGDEAAVRASLDVRYGDADAVSGPVRDAYDDADDAHVTVASDQSGSIVPEQFEEFAPGLDFEVFDEVEATTRTYDATDDGVAVDAGMHVADEATAAELRDVVRGLLGYLMENSVAQELIAGEEITDELEAVEVTHEGTSVWLSYEGDVDAILRLLDEV, via the coding sequence ATGTTTGACCGTGTCTCGTCGATCGGTCGCGATCGACGACCCCGCCACCTCCTGCTCGTCACCTGCGTCGCGTTGCTGGTCGTCACGGCCGGCTGTGCCGGTCTCGTCACCGACGAGGAATCCGGCGACGACGTCGACGGTGATCCCGTGGCACAGGCCCCCGCGAACGCGGGCACGCTCGTTCACGTCGACGCCGCGGCGCTCGCCGACGACGGCGGTGACCGGCTGCTCGCCGACCTCGCCGCGGTCGAGGGCGATCGGACCGGCACGGGGACCGGCGTGCTGGCGTTCGAGAACCGGACCGGACTCGACCCGCTGGCCGCGGACGAACTGCTCGTGTTCGACGTGGCCCCCGAGGACGAAGCGGGGGTCGGCTACGTCGTCGACGGCGACTGGACCGCGGACGAACTCGTCGCGGCTATCGAGGGGACGACGGGCGTCGAGTACGATCGGCGCACCGTCCACGACGAACCGGTCCTGTACGAACCGGCCGCCGAACTCGATGGCGGGGCCGACGACGAACCCGCCGGCGAGGCGACGTTCGTCGGCGTCCACGGCGACGGCCGCTACGTGGTCGGCGACGAGGCGGCCGTGCGGGCGTCGCTGGACGTCCGATACGGCGACGCCGACGCGGTCTCGGGTCCGGTTCGTGACGCCTACGACGACGCCGACGACGCGCACGTGACCGTCGCGAGCGACCAGTCCGGATCGATCGTTCCCGAACAGTTCGAGGAGTTCGCCCCGGGACTCGATTTCGAGGTCTTCGACGAGGTCGAGGCGACCACCCGGACGTACGACGCGACCGACGACGGCGTCGCCGTCGACGCGGGCATGCACGTCGCGGACGAGGCGACTGCCGCGGAACTCCGGGACGTCGTCCGGGGGCTACTGGGGTACCTGATGGAGAACTCGGTCGCCCAGGAACTGATCGCCGGCGAGGAGATCACGGACGAACTCGAGGCGGTCGAGGTCACGCACGAGGGGACGTCGGTGTGGCTCTCCTACGAGGGCGACGTCGACGCGATCCTGCGCCTGCTCGACGAGGTGTGA
- a CDS encoding aminotransferase class V-fold PLP-dependent enzyme: protein MDPTELRETIPALDDGTYCNWGAGGPSPRRVVEAAEAALEHHEYDSPMETGMYPAAFDAYDDARAAVAGLLGAAPDEIALTESTTDGINRVAGAIDWDEDDVVVRTDLEHPAGVLPWRRLEREHGVEVRVLETDRGTVAIDDVIDAVADATLFCVSSLTWTHGTRLPIAEIVDIAHDAGAMVLVDAVQGPGQVPVDVGEWGADFVAASGHKWLLAPFGSGFLYVDEDVADGLVPAAIGYRSVDDPNAADYRYLPGGRRFEVGTATPAAHAGLAEAIAIQEEIGIETITDRIDALTDRLADGLPEDRLLSPRSPESGLVTVAVDDPEATVDRLAEEGIVVRSLPDPAAVRVSLHAVNTAADVDAVLEALRAP, encoded by the coding sequence ATGGATCCGACGGAACTTCGCGAGACGATTCCCGCGCTCGACGACGGCACCTACTGCAACTGGGGTGCCGGCGGACCGAGCCCGCGCCGCGTCGTCGAGGCGGCGGAAGCGGCGCTCGAGCACCACGAGTACGACTCGCCGATGGAGACGGGGATGTATCCCGCAGCGTTCGACGCCTACGACGACGCCCGGGCCGCCGTCGCGGGCTTGCTCGGTGCCGCCCCGGACGAAATCGCGCTGACCGAGAGCACGACCGACGGCATCAACCGCGTCGCCGGGGCCATCGACTGGGACGAGGACGACGTCGTCGTCCGGACGGACCTCGAACACCCCGCCGGCGTCCTGCCGTGGCGACGCCTCGAACGCGAACACGGCGTCGAGGTGCGTGTGCTCGAGACCGATCGCGGAACCGTCGCTATCGACGACGTGATCGACGCAGTCGCCGACGCGACGCTGTTCTGCGTGAGTTCACTGACCTGGACCCACGGCACCCGCCTGCCGATCGCGGAGATCGTCGATATCGCGCACGACGCCGGCGCGATGGTGCTGGTCGACGCCGTGCAGGGGCCCGGCCAGGTCCCCGTCGACGTCGGCGAGTGGGGCGCGGACTTCGTCGCCGCGTCGGGCCACAAGTGGCTGCTCGCGCCCTTCGGCTCCGGCTTCCTCTACGTCGACGAAGACGTCGCGGACGGTCTCGTGCCCGCCGCGATCGGCTACCGGAGCGTCGACGACCCGAACGCGGCCGACTACCGATACCTTCCCGGTGGACGACGATTCGAGGTGGGAACGGCGACGCCCGCCGCTCACGCGGGGCTGGCGGAAGCGATCGCCATCCAGGAGGAGATCGGCATCGAGACCATCACGGACCGGATCGACGCGCTCACCGACCGCCTCGCGGACGGACTCCCAGAGGACCGGTTACTGAGCCCGCGATCGCCCGAGAGCGGCCTCGTGACGGTCGCCGTCGACGACCCCGAGGCCACCGTCGATCGGCTCGCCGAGGAGGGCATCGTCGTCCGATCGTTGCCCGATCCGGCGGCCGTTCGCGTCTCACTCCACGCGGTCAACACGGCGGCGGACGTCGACGCGGTGCTCGAGGCGTTGCGAGCACCCTGA
- a CDS encoding universal stress protein, producing MFDRILVPTDGSGPANAALEYAGEIAAAEDVTVHVLHVIDPDADPADVETPLESSRKWAGDAGAPVIDEIHTGEPRDAILEYAATRDVDAIVMGTRGRSGVGRLLLGSVTEGVVRDAEVPVLVVRGAAEVERQYPFETIVVPIDGSDHADAAIERALSIARHHDATVHLLSVVDVTPAGIDERTDLRLDRLENAAERIIDDGVATAESAGIDPETAIRYGSTDRTIRNYVTEQDATLLVMGTHGRSGIDRLLIGSVTERVLRTATVPVLTVRAADED from the coding sequence ATGTTCGACCGAATTCTCGTTCCGACCGACGGGAGCGGCCCGGCAAACGCCGCGCTCGAATACGCCGGCGAGATCGCGGCCGCGGAGGACGTGACCGTCCACGTGTTACACGTGATCGATCCCGACGCCGATCCGGCGGACGTGGAAACACCGCTCGAGAGCAGTCGCAAGTGGGCTGGTGACGCCGGAGCCCCCGTCATCGACGAGATTCACACCGGCGAGCCGCGGGACGCGATCCTCGAGTACGCCGCGACCCGCGACGTCGACGCGATCGTCATGGGAACGCGGGGACGGAGCGGGGTCGGCCGCCTCCTGCTGGGAAGCGTGACGGAAGGGGTCGTCCGCGACGCCGAGGTCCCGGTCCTCGTCGTCCGGGGTGCCGCCGAGGTCGAGCGGCAGTATCCGTTCGAGACGATCGTGGTCCCGATCGACGGCAGCGATCACGCCGACGCCGCCATCGAGCGGGCGCTTTCGATCGCTCGCCACCACGACGCGACCGTCCACCTCCTCTCGGTCGTCGACGTGACTCCGGCCGGGATCGACGAGCGGACCGATCTCAGGCTCGATCGGCTCGAGAACGCCGCCGAGCGGATCATCGACGACGGCGTCGCGACGGCCGAGTCGGCGGGCATCGATCCGGAGACCGCGATCCGGTACGGATCGACGGACCGAACGATCCGGAACTACGTGACCGAGCAGGACGCGACCCTGCTCGTGATGGGGACGCACGGCCGCAGCGGGATCGATCGGCTCCTCATCGGAAGCGTCACCGAACGGGTCCTGCGGACGGCGACGGTGCCGGTACTGACGGTCCGGGCAGCGGACGAGGACTAG
- a CDS encoding hybrid sensor histidine kinase/response regulator: MTARVCCLVADPVARRETVDAVSRRFPAGTVTATADPDEVLERVEVDSPDCVVLDHESDGLDAVAVLDRLREGDPSVPVLVFPRDGSEALASDVLGAGATDYVRRADGYDVLVDRIERAASTREQTETPSAASGSRRDPGCCAILDAIGDAAVVYDPADGTVVDVNERLCELAGCRHDAACACSIERFRTDGPGRREAITDVVQRTLESGTQQVEWRCETAGGDEFWAEATFERVDRDGRPLVVALFRDVSERKRRKQRLRSFRQAIERAGHSIYITDPDGTIQYVNPAFERVTGYSSADAIGNTPRMLKSGVHDRAFYRELWETILGGDVWENQLVNRRKDGETYVVNQTIAPITNADGEIENFVAVNADISAQKRRERQLRRLHDAVCEWLEADTREAVAIRTSHQLSELLDLELNGVFLYDETADELEPAAVSERADAALDAHPRFGGGDGIARQVFETGREVIHDDVRAAETVSAPESPIRSEIVLPLGDHGVLVVGSRSTDAFDESDVTLARVVASSLEATLDRLGRERELERQKDRFEKFASVVSHDLRNPLTVAMGELERARDLDDPAAFERVQEAHGRMVAIIDDLLSLAREGKEIDDREPIPIAQVVTRAWDHVDAPTASFELDCDPQVRVLADPGRLQQLFENLFRNAVEHGSTSPASHPRQDAVEHGSASSRPVADDAVDHGVPTGDFARSAASDQPTGTVDTGDDRARTAGLDSREPGASSDGDSDLTITVGCAEDGFYVADDGRGIPESERDAVLETGYTTADDGTGLGLSIVTTIVDSHGWSIEVTESAAGGARFDVRSGFVD, from the coding sequence ATGACGGCGCGCGTGTGCTGTCTCGTGGCCGATCCGGTCGCCCGGCGCGAAACCGTCGACGCCGTTTCCCGGCGGTTTCCCGCCGGGACGGTGACGGCGACCGCGGATCCCGACGAGGTCCTCGAGCGAGTCGAGGTTGACTCGCCGGACTGCGTGGTCCTCGATCACGAGTCCGACGGACTGGACGCGGTCGCCGTCCTCGATCGACTCCGCGAGGGCGATCCCTCGGTTCCCGTCCTCGTCTTTCCACGGGACGGATCGGAAGCGCTCGCGAGCGACGTTCTTGGTGCGGGTGCGACGGACTACGTGCGTCGAGCGGACGGGTACGACGTGCTCGTCGATCGGATCGAGCGGGCGGCGTCGACTCGCGAGCAGACCGAGACACCTTCTGCAGCGTCTGGCTCACGGCGCGATCCCGGGTGCTGTGCGATCCTCGACGCGATCGGCGACGCCGCGGTCGTCTACGATCCGGCTGACGGCACGGTCGTCGACGTCAACGAGCGGCTGTGTGAACTGGCCGGGTGTCGACACGACGCCGCCTGCGCCTGCTCGATCGAGCGGTTCCGGACGGACGGCCCCGGCCGGAGGGAGGCGATCACCGACGTCGTCCAGCGGACGCTCGAGTCGGGCACCCAGCAGGTCGAGTGGCGGTGTGAAACGGCCGGCGGAGACGAGTTCTGGGCGGAAGCCACCTTCGAACGCGTCGACCGGGACGGGCGGCCGCTCGTCGTCGCGCTCTTCAGGGACGTCTCCGAACGCAAGCGTCGCAAACAGCGCCTGCGGAGCTTTCGACAGGCGATCGAGCGGGCGGGCCACTCGATCTACATCACGGATCCCGACGGGACGATCCAGTACGTCAACCCGGCGTTCGAACGCGTCACCGGCTACAGTTCCGCGGACGCGATCGGCAACACGCCCCGAATGCTCAAGTCCGGCGTCCACGATCGGGCGTTCTACCGGGAGCTGTGGGAGACGATCCTCGGCGGCGACGTCTGGGAGAACCAGCTCGTCAACCGTCGCAAGGACGGCGAGACGTACGTCGTCAACCAGACGATCGCGCCGATCACCAACGCGGACGGCGAGATCGAGAACTTCGTCGCCGTCAACGCGGACATCTCGGCACAGAAACGCCGCGAACGGCAGCTTCGTCGCCTCCACGATGCGGTCTGTGAGTGGCTCGAGGCGGACACCCGCGAGGCGGTCGCGATCAGGACGAGTCACCAGCTGTCGGAGCTGCTGGACCTCGAACTCAACGGGGTGTTCCTGTACGACGAGACGGCCGACGAACTCGAGCCGGCTGCAGTCTCGGAGCGCGCTGATGCGGCGCTCGACGCTCACCCACGGTTCGGCGGGGGCGACGGGATCGCCCGGCAGGTCTTCGAGACCGGCCGCGAGGTGATCCACGACGACGTCCGCGCGGCGGAGACCGTGTCCGCTCCCGAGTCGCCGATCCGGAGCGAGATCGTCCTGCCACTCGGCGATCACGGCGTCCTGGTCGTCGGCTCCCGATCGACGGACGCGTTCGACGAGAGCGACGTCACGCTCGCACGCGTCGTCGCGTCGAGCCTGGAAGCGACGCTCGATCGGCTCGGTCGCGAGCGGGAACTCGAGCGCCAGAAAGACCGGTTCGAGAAGTTCGCGAGCGTCGTCAGCCACGACCTGCGGAACCCACTGACCGTCGCGATGGGCGAACTCGAGCGAGCGCGCGACCTCGACGATCCGGCGGCGTTCGAGCGGGTCCAGGAGGCTCACGGGCGGATGGTGGCGATCATCGACGACCTGCTGTCGCTCGCTCGCGAGGGCAAGGAGATCGACGATCGCGAACCGATCCCGATCGCGCAGGTCGTCACGCGGGCCTGGGACCACGTCGACGCACCGACCGCGTCGTTCGAACTCGACTGCGACCCGCAGGTCCGGGTGCTGGCCGATCCGGGACGGCTCCAGCAGCTGTTCGAGAACCTGTTTCGGAACGCCGTGGAGCATGGCTCCACGAGCCCTGCCTCCCATCCTCGGCAGGACGCCGTCGAACACGGTTCGGCGAGCAGTCGGCCTGTGGCCGACGACGCCGTCGACCACGGCGTTCCCACGGGGGATTTCGCCCGGTCCGCGGCGAGCGACCAGCCCACGGGGACTGTCGACACCGGCGACGATCGCGCCCGGACGGCCGGTCTCGACTCGAGGGAGCCGGGCGCGAGTTCCGACGGCGATTCGGACCTCACCATCACCGTCGGCTGCGCCGAGGACGGGTTCTACGTGGCCGACGACGGCCGTGGAATCCCCGAATCGGAACGGGACGCGGTCCTCGAGACCGGATACACGACCGCCGACGACGGGACGGGGCTCGGCCTCTCGATCGTGACGACGATCGTCGACTCCCACGGCTGGTCGATCGAGGTCACCGAGAGCGCGGCCGGCGGTGCCCGGTTCGACGTCCGCTCCGGGTTCGTCGACTGA
- the uvrA gene encoding excinuclease ABC subunit UvrA, with protein MSKEFIEVRGAEEHNLKDLDVSIPREEFTVVTGLSGSGKSSLAFETVYAEGQRRYIESLSAYARNFLGQMDKPQVETVEGLSPAISIDQKNAANNPRSTVGTVTELHDYLRLLYARVGTPHCPECGREVGEQSAQNMVERILELPEGTKAKLAAPVVRDQKGAFEDLFEELVSEGYARVEIDGEEHDLTIDDPDLDENFDHTIDVVVDRVKVSAADRPRIIDSVETALDEAEGVLKVILPDPPEEAAEDLGEEARRTGALGDETDADDRFVVEFSKDLACTHCGIDVPEIETRSFSFNSPHGACPECEGLGETKEVDEDLVVQDESKPLKHVFEPWSYNRSYYQTRLDAVAEHFDVSLSTPFEEVDDEIQQAFLYGTSEQVLFKRHTKNGTRRKRKRFEGVIPNLDRRYIETDSDSTREHIEDYMSVTECPACDGTRLKPASRAVLVDGTSITEINAMSIGDALAHFESMEADLTEREKVIAEEILKEIRARLGFMCEVGLEYLTLDREASTLSGGESQRIRLATQIGSGLVGVLYVLDEPSIGLHQRDNDRLLDTLEELRDLGNTLLVVEHDEETMRRADNVIDMGPGPGKRGGEVVVNGPVDELKASEESITGDYLSGRRQIPVPDERRDPDGGPASEASGTTSDEDSESDGTLTIIGARQHNLKDLDVDIPLGCFTAITGVSGSGKSTLMHEVLYKGLARRMNDNTSVIPGDHDGLEGLEEIETVRLIDQSPIGRTPRSNPATYTNVFDYIRELFAQTKLAKQRGYEKGRFSFNVTGGRCEECGGQGTVKIEMNFLSDVYVPCEECDGARYNDATLDVTYKGKTIADVLDMSVEEAYGFFESSSQIRRRLKLLKDVGLDYMRLGQPSTTLSGGEAQRIKLAEELGKKDSGETLYLLDEPTTGLHSEDERKLIDVLHRLTDNGNTVAVIEHELDLVKNADHVIDLGPEGGENGGEIVATGTPEEVARLDDSHTGRYLRDLLPKVDLEGPRGERVEPVTAPMDDD; from the coding sequence ATGAGCAAGGAGTTCATCGAGGTACGCGGGGCAGAAGAGCACAACCTCAAGGACCTCGACGTCTCGATCCCCCGAGAGGAGTTTACCGTCGTCACCGGCCTCTCGGGATCGGGGAAGTCATCGCTCGCCTTCGAGACCGTCTACGCCGAGGGCCAGCGCCGGTACATCGAGAGCCTCTCCGCCTACGCCCGGAACTTCCTCGGCCAGATGGACAAGCCGCAGGTCGAGACCGTCGAGGGACTCTCGCCCGCGATCTCGATCGACCAGAAGAACGCGGCGAACAACCCGCGATCGACCGTCGGGACGGTGACGGAACTCCACGACTATCTCCGTCTTCTCTACGCCCGCGTCGGCACCCCGCACTGTCCCGAGTGTGGTCGCGAGGTCGGCGAGCAGTCGGCACAGAACATGGTCGAGCGCATCCTCGAACTTCCCGAGGGAACGAAGGCCAAACTCGCCGCACCGGTCGTCCGCGACCAGAAGGGCGCCTTCGAGGACCTGTTCGAGGAACTCGTCTCCGAGGGGTACGCCCGCGTCGAGATCGACGGCGAGGAACACGACCTCACGATCGACGACCCCGACCTGGACGAGAACTTCGATCACACGATCGACGTCGTCGTCGATCGCGTGAAGGTCTCGGCAGCGGACCGACCGCGGATCATCGACAGCGTCGAGACGGCGCTCGACGAGGCCGAGGGCGTTCTGAAAGTCATCCTCCCGGATCCGCCCGAGGAGGCCGCCGAGGACCTCGGCGAGGAAGCCCGCCGGACGGGCGCGCTCGGCGACGAGACCGACGCGGACGATCGGTTCGTCGTCGAGTTCTCGAAGGACCTCGCCTGTACCCACTGCGGGATCGACGTCCCGGAGATCGAGACTCGATCGTTCTCGTTCAACTCCCCCCACGGCGCCTGTCCGGAGTGTGAGGGGCTGGGCGAGACCAAGGAGGTCGACGAGGACCTCGTCGTCCAGGACGAGTCGAAACCGCTCAAGCACGTCTTCGAGCCCTGGAGCTACAACCGATCGTACTACCAGACCCGGCTGGACGCCGTCGCGGAACACTTCGACGTCTCGCTGTCGACGCCGTTCGAGGAGGTAGACGACGAGATCCAGCAAGCGTTTCTCTATGGCACCAGCGAGCAGGTGCTGTTCAAGCGGCACACGAAGAACGGGACCCGCCGAAAGCGCAAGCGCTTCGAGGGCGTCATCCCGAACCTCGATCGGCGATACATCGAGACCGACTCGGACTCGACCCGGGAACACATCGAGGACTACATGTCCGTGACGGAGTGTCCGGCCTGTGACGGCACCCGTCTCAAGCCCGCCTCCCGCGCGGTGCTGGTCGATGGCACCTCCATCACGGAGATCAACGCGATGAGCATCGGCGACGCCCTGGCGCACTTCGAGTCGATGGAGGCCGACCTCACCGAGCGCGAGAAGGTGATCGCCGAGGAGATCTTAAAAGAGATCCGCGCCCGTCTCGGATTCATGTGCGAGGTGGGACTGGAGTACCTCACCCTCGATCGCGAAGCGTCGACCCTCTCCGGCGGCGAAAGCCAGCGCATCCGCCTCGCCACCCAGATCGGCTCCGGCCTCGTCGGCGTGCTCTACGTCCTCGACGAGCCCTCGATCGGGCTCCACCAGCGGGACAACGATCGGCTGCTCGATACCCTGGAAGAGCTTCGAGACCTCGGGAACACCCTGCTCGTCGTCGAACACGACGAGGAGACGATGCGCCGGGCGGACAACGTCATCGACATGGGACCCGGCCCCGGCAAGCGCGGCGGCGAAGTGGTCGTCAACGGCCCCGTCGACGAACTCAAGGCGTCCGAGGAGTCGATCACCGGCGACTACCTCTCCGGTCGCCGGCAGATCCCCGTCCCCGACGAGCGCCGCGACCCCGACGGCGGTCCCGCGAGCGAAGCGAGTGGGACTACGTCGGACGAGGACAGCGAGTCCGACGGCACGCTGACGATTATCGGGGCCCGGCAGCACAACCTGAAGGACCTCGACGTGGACATCCCCCTCGGTTGCTTTACGGCGATCACGGGCGTCTCGGGGTCCGGCAAGTCGACGCTCATGCACGAGGTGCTGTACAAGGGCCTCGCCCGCCGGATGAACGACAACACCTCCGTGATCCCCGGCGATCACGACGGCCTCGAGGGACTGGAGGAAATCGAGACCGTCCGGCTGATCGACCAGTCGCCGATCGGCCGCACGCCCCGCTCCAATCCGGCCACCTACACCAACGTCTTCGACTACATCCGGGAACTGTTCGCCCAGACGAAACTCGCCAAACAGCGCGGCTACGAGAAGGGCCGGTTCTCGTTCAACGTCACGGGCGGCCGCTGCGAGGAGTGTGGCGGCCAGGGCACGGTGAAGATCGAGATGAACTTCCTCTCGGACGTGTACGTCCCCTGCGAGGAGTGTGACGGTGCGCGATACAACGACGCCACGCTCGACGTCACCTACAAGGGGAAGACGATCGCAGACGTGCTCGACATGAGCGTCGAGGAGGCCTACGGGTTCTTCGAGTCCTCGAGCCAGATTCGTCGCCGGCTCAAACTACTGAAAGACGTCGGCCTCGATTACATGCGCCTCGGCCAGCCCTCGACGACGCTCTCGGGCGGCGAGGCCCAGCGGATCAAACTCGCCGAGGAACTCGGGAAGAAAGACTCCGGCGAGACGCTGTACCTGCTCGACGAGCCGACGACCGGGCTCCACAGCGAGGACGAGCGCAAGCTGATCGACGTCCTCCACCGGCTCACGGACAACGGCAACACCGTCGCCGTCATCGAACACGAACTCGATCTCGTGAAGAACGCCGACCACGTCATCGACCTCGGTCCCGAGGGCGGCGAGAACGGCGGCGAGATCGTCGCCACCGGCACGCCGGAGGAGGTCGCGCGCCTCGACGATTCCCACACCGGCCGCTACCTCCGTGACCTGCTCCCCAAGGTCGATCTCGAGGGGCCACGCGGCGAGCGCGTCGAACCCGTGACGGCCCCGATGGACGACGACTGA